CTTGGCCAAGTAATACCAAACTTTGCTTAGTGTGTACAAAGTAAACGCCAACTTTGGTTGTAGACCCCAAAAAAGTCTTATGCTTTCACATTTGAATGAACCTCCCTTGGTGGTTTTGGTAAACACGAAaagaatattaaattataaggaaaataatacataaatgtaagaccaaactaaaataattaGACTTCGTATAAAGTCAACTCTCGGTACGTAGAGCGGTTTGGTTTCCGAACTTAACTTCCTTACCAGAAACACATCAACGGAGGACGACTTGCCCGTATACTAGTTATCACCTTTCAACGTTTAACTATCTAAACTCAAGATTACTACTAAATtgcaattaaacaaaaatgtaacTGAAGTAGTATATATGAAAGCATCATCTAGTTGACATTGTTTTAAATAGAATCTACTTGACTATGTAAGGTGATGAGCTCATTGTGGAACCAAATTCTGCAATATAGGAGTAGTGAATAAGCGATGACAAGTCATGAGTGATGACATAGTCGTATATTCTTGTCAACATTAACCATCGTCAAACCTCAGCTAATCAAGTActactacaattttttttaatgtactaTAAAATTGCCGCTATAATTTTAGGTGTGATTGTCAAAACGGTGTCGATTCTGATAAAAGGAAACTAGAACTTGTAAAATAAAACTGTAACGTGGCTAAAGAAATTATTCTTATTATTGTTTCCATCATCTTTTTGTACAAAACCATATTCAAGATGATCATAGTATAGAATAATGTTATCCTCTTCAAAGAGGTTACTagggtaaaaataaaaaaggttatTCTCAATGAAAGAATATTCAAATAATAAGCtgtcttcttgatccaagatcCAATTCTCAAATCCTCCATCATCGTCTTCCTCCGATGACGTTGCTTCAACGCAATTCTCATCTTCCTCTTCGTCTTCGTTACGTTTCTCTATCTCCTCGTTGCCTCTAACTTCAATCCAACCATCCTCCGCCGTTAACCACTCCGGCACGCCGGAATTCTCATCTCCGACGAGTTTCTTGATCCGATCAGCAGCTGAAGAATCCCACATATTAAAAGAATTTGCAAATGGGTCTTGAATTAATCGACTTCTCGAGGTTTCACATGAATCCCAGAAACCTTGATCCAACACAGTACTGGGAGAAGAAGAATTCAGACAGCAACAAGACAAAATTTGAGTTTTGTCTTCTTCATCAAGAAACGGGTGTTGAAGCAACTCTTCAACAGCCCATCTCTGTTTCGGATCTCTTCTCAGACAATTCGTCAAAAAGTCTTTGCCTTTCTCCGACAAACACTCCGGAATCTCCGGCGACTCGCCGGTGAAACCAATCTTGTAAATAGCACCCACGACGTCGTTTAGCTCCGGCCAAGGACTTAAACCTGTAGCCATCTCTATCACCATACACCCCAAAGCCCACACATCAGCCGGGAAACTCTGCTCTTCACCACGCGCCACCTCCGGTGACATAAACGCCGGTGTACCGGAAAATTCTAAACTTTCGTTTCCCGCCATTTTAGCACATCCCAGATCGGCGATCTTTGCGGTTTCTCCTCCGACCATAACATTTTGGCTCTTCAAATCGCAGTGAACGATTCCTTGTCCGTGAAGATACATCAAACCTTTCAATATCTGACGTGTGTAGAATCTAATCTCCGGCTCCGGTAACTTCCCGCCggattttttgatcaaatcgTGAATACTCCCGCCGGAAACATATTCCATGAGGAGATTGTACATCGGTTGGCCGTTCTCCGTCGTCACATTAGACCCAATGTACTTGACTACGTAAGGAGAGCTCAATTTCGACAAAACCGATTGTTCTCTCTGCAAAACCGCCGATGAAGAAAGCTCAGCGGATTTGACGGCGAAGAGTTCACCTGAGTTCGTGATTGCTAGCGAGACAGTGGCGGTTGAGCCTCGGCCTATGGTTGGTCCTCTTATCCAGTTTTGTTCCTCCATTGAAACAgagcaagaaaaaaaacagaggagatAGGTAGAGAGAGAAACttgtaaagagagagagagaggttttaAATGTTTAGGTTAAGAGATATGATGTGGTTTGTGTATATATACACTCGCACAAACACAACTATGTGGTACCAGTATATGTATATCAGTATATGTGTATGTGTGACTTTGGCATGAGGTTATGGTGTCTTTGGGTCTGAACAGAGATTATGACattcttttaatttatatattcttcTCTTCCTCCAATTATTATGCACCAAAACTTTACCTTATCTTCCaactttaatttaatttttgattattgtCTTCTTAGATCTAATACAGCCGTTTAAGTTCGAATTCAAATGCGAGTcgttaaaaaggaaatagaatATGACTTTGATCATTGGTACGTTTCTTCCATTAAACAAATTAAGGAACCATGACTTAATCATCTTCTGGATATATATTAGTGtaaattatataacaaatatgCGAAATCACATTAGATCTACGaagaatataacaaaaaaaaggaaagtttggTAACTAGTTATTTATTTTGACGTCAAAGAAAGGTCATGAAGAAATGGTTCTTAAAAGGTTTTGGTTGGTAGAATGGCACATAGTTCAAGCACAACTGTACAAAATTAAATGGATAACTGCCCATCAAATCAGTTATTATCCATCagatatacaaataaatacaaACATAATGTTCTAGTTATGTAAAGTTTGTGATAGAGAAATTATGACTGGTAAGTTTATAAATATGGTATTGTGAAAAGTACGAAAAAGATAACAAGATTCTTGTTGTGATACATATGTGATGTATTAATCATTTCATTGCAGTATATACTCATCTTCGAGAGCTTAATAGGCTACCGTTGTAATTTTAGGAACTAGTCTTttagtaaatttttataatcttctatatattaattgaagatCATTTAAGAAATTGTAACtttaagtttgtactaattaaaaaaaagaacttatttAAGTGTCACTTAATTAAGACGACAATTTAGCTTACGTGACCGCTTaagaattaattaaaaaatgttaGTCCAAATCTAATTActagaaattattatattaacccaaaatataataaGCGTGTATTCTTTACTTAGATAAAagttacagaattacctaatatgattaacatatatatgactataaataataaaaatttgataataatttttgcatccttcttcatttttgtttaattttatattattcaaaaataaacaatcacattaaccatataataaaaaaatagattttaacttatatgttatattttgaatttttaaaaataactttaaattacaaaaatgagaaaaccttatatgctatactttaaattttttaaacgattttaaattgcaaaaatgaggaaacttatatgttatattttttcttatatgttatattttgattttttacaacgactttaaattacaaaaatgtaagttttccttaagcatacaactaaaagcattaaaatgacatgtatcaattcaatagttgatctgaaacctttcaaaatcatatggaagataaatgtcaaaataatttaactgtggaaactgtacttttcactttttttcaaaaatgtgttcggtgaaaaaaaaaagtttttgtgttataatttgtttaatgttcaaTCCGATCAATCcatgatattttaattatagtttagctccacaacttttaataaaaattgatccggtctatctgaaagaaattatataataacaacaaaaaaaatattttatatgtataaataaaatgatcaaatatataaaaaaaattatcaataatatatacaaataatcaccATGTGCAAGGCGCATGTATTATCCTAGTACTAATTATGACATATTCATTTAAATATAGATAATCTCTTTCGTAAGGTTGTATTTCATAAGAAAAATCAATAACCATGCTTTAGCTGTTTGATTGATTCAACCATAACTATGTATATTACCtgtcattataaaaatatatggtGATTTCTCTCAAGACTTAGATGCATTGTATATCCAAATGAACAATTAAACTAAATCACTAGTAGCTCTGTTCATCTAGTTTTCAACTTCTAACAGAATTACGAatgtatacatacatacatacatatatacatgaGAGGAACATAAATAGGGCGGAAatcttactttttatttatttctcaaaCATTTTGTGTGGTAGAGGCCAGGCAATTTGATGCGTATTGTGTGAATCAAGAAACGTGGCGGAAAAAGATTGGAGGATGACAGCTTTGACGGCATGACTGCCTGAGTGGACGGCGCCGTAACTTTGATCCACCAATAAGCCTAAAACAAGCTGCTGTCACGTGGCGGAAGCACAATCTAATTGCGGGATTAGCATGGGGGATTAGACATTTGTtgaggaaatttttttttataactaacAACAATACTGAAACTTGATAATAAAGGTTAGAGACATATTGTCAATCAAATATTCTGAAGTCAACAAACATTCAcatcaatatttttgtttcatcattttttaaaaaaacttgttttagtAAATTTAAAGGAGAGAGATATTTGGATGGtactttagaaaataaaagaattattCGATTCTTCTAGCAACGATAAAATTGTTCtgcatattttttgaaaattttctagCACAATTAATGAATACACTTATTAACAATCGTAAGTAAtccatttttagatttaactagattttttaaccgcgctacgcgcggataagatattatatgtatttctcaattctaaaaaaaataatgtataatattgtattatattatttaaagaatataaaataagactacataacataaatatatttttaaaattttttttatggaaatcattatgttgtttgatttttgtacttaattcacatatttgcatagttatttgtgatagatgaataactatatttttattatcagtaaataatatatatttattatataatataagaaaaataaaattatttacttttaaaacaaacttgtctcatgttggggactcggttatagacatatcatattcgaaagagacatttttacagttattaatcttcttaacagtcaaaaaacaaatctgaatatcaaaacaatatgtcatacgatctctttgtggaataactgctctgaagaaaattcaatttaagcataaaaaatgactggaaatggatgtgcagatgtTTTATCTAAGTCAGTTTTACAaaatactattcatagttcatatatcatttatgtccatcctatttttttgtccattatttcttaaacatcttgaaataactgatgctaattaataataaacttttggctggcaaaaaaaatcaattttgtttaattatcacttaatttgtctaactgatatatatgtatttctcaattctaaaaaaatattgtataatattgtattacattatttaaaaaatataaaataagactacctaacataaatatttttttttaattttctttgtgaaaatcattagttgtttgattgttgtacttgattcacatatttgcatagatatttgtgatagatgaataactatatttttattatcagtaaataatatatatttattatataatataagaaaaatgaaattatttattttttaaacaaagttgCCTCATGTTGGGgattcggttatagacatataatattcgaatgagatatttttacagttatcaatcttcttaacaatcaagaaacaaatctgaatatcaaaacaatatctcatacgatctctttgtggaataactactctgaaaaaattgaatttaggcatcaaaaaggactggaaatgatgtgcagatgtgttatctaagtcagctttacaaagtaatattattcatagttcatatatcatttaagtctatcatttcttaaacatcttgaaataactgatgctaattaataataaacttttggctggaaaaaaaaatcaaatttgtctaattattgcttaaatattttattaatattgtctaagaaaCTTTCcattgatatcatagtttaatttttattagtttttttgttaattttagagtttttttgtatttaagatttttttccatattaagcttatatttctttcacataatatatatatgtcataaaaattaccatcaaatcagttttacttatttattattttgtgtttaatgaaaatacactttttaaataatttaatttaaaataaaattatatattaatttgttgtattctaacaatttgattgatttaattaatttgctttggtggataacttaaaaagttttcatatgaatcggggaaagcaagcttatgttgttatattatatttatttgtgtatatggaatctatatataatgctagtgtaataaagaaataacattattttttttgtaacttcaaaaagatacattattacaattttaaattattcaaaattgaataaaatggtaattaaataaatataattattttttttatcttgtttagtttgattctcatgaaaagaaatcgataggttaaacaaatgtttcaaaatttgttgtgttaatGTTTTGTctacaaattacaaaatttattgaattgatatatttaattattgcatccttaaataatattatattaaaacattagAGAACtgtgttttgagttgttttgtcaaaattgtacaaaaatctatgctttttcatatttgtcacgaaaatttatatgttaaattttgttttacaaaattcttaactttgtcacgaaaacaaaaatctatgttttcatatttgtcaatgttctcacactttcaaataatatattagcttagtcacttacttatttttttgtacaaaacaaaatatcggagtcttgaaagttgaatccatattattgtaaatgtacataagagtttgtgatttacatatttagtgattcttgtatatgtattcaagaaagtttcaatggcttagtggtgtCTGtcttatatttatgtcatattaacccgggttcgatcctttcctttgcattgtttttttttattttttacgaaaaaatgaTTGAGATGACGTGGCACCTTCGGACTAtctgattggacgattttttatgcctacgtggacactctaagAGGAGGTTAtatccccttttagtatagtatatagATTTATGTGCTAAAGTAATAAATTGGCAATAACACTGAAATACGAATGTGCGGATTCATTATGTGAAATGTCTTCAATTGGATTGCAAGCTGCTGGGGTTATGTAAGAAGACTCTACTTGGAGAAAGGTttcaaaaggaagaagaaatgtGCTGGGAACATTATTCGCATCTCTACTTTAATTTGCTTAGTGATACAACTGAATTCAAATCGTTTTTTAAAAagtgataaaaattaaatatttgaaatctaAATTGAGATCTTTACTAATTTGCACTTCATACTCTATTTCCCCCCAATTTGCTTCCCCCATCATTACTATTTTCTCCACATTCTATGGTATCCTACTTCTTTTagtatattgagctaatttgttcaaaaaaaaattaggtttttttttacatgtatatatggacaatttaaaatttttgggcCCCTATtcctaattattttttaaaaaattgggcCCCTTTTTCAtactatttttgttaaaaactgTTTGGGCCCTGGGGCCCACGCCCCTTTGCCCCATGCCCTAAGCCGGCTCTGAACGCGCCTTCATACATGTGACTGAGatctaaagaaataaaaaggttTTCAAAGCGTGAAGTGAAAAGTGAGAAGTGAAATCACGCTATGTTTCTATTAGCGTTATTAGCAAGGTTTCTTTCTTGAAGAGACGTTCGTTTGTTATGCTCTTACCGTTTCTTCTGCTAATCCCACTTCTATTATTAGCTTGATGCGTGTTTTTCTGCTGCAGATTTTTTTGGAAATGTAAAAAGGGGAAAGTATTAGAATGTCGTAAATCTAACAATGTAAAAACTTTGGTTacgaatattttttgttatatacatttataaattttgggttATTAACGGGGACATTATTAAAATTAGTACAAAAATACTctaattttcaaaatccatgGTGGGCAGTTTCCCTGGATAGAAGTCAATGAAACATGAACTTGGGGCCAGAGgagatttaataaaaaataggaGCCAATTTTAACCCAaaaattatttctcaaaaaaaaaaaaaattaacccaaaAATTTACAAGCTTTAGTGGCAACAACCTGGAGGATGGATCAAATGGTGCTAGGGTCTCTTGAAAAAAATTTcacgttttcaaaaaaaaaaaaattatagacgcaaggaaaatattttcgtatgggtttGGAATTATCATGCACgctctaaaaatatatatatattttttttggtaaaaatgttaaacacgCTCTAAAAATATGTCTGATGCATGCActaatttttgtataaattttgcAGAATTGAACTACTTTTGTTACTGTCATGTGTTTAAACTTTAAAGTTTAAACCCTACTACAAACAGATCTGCTAATGATGGAAATAACGTGAGAACACagttctttatttattttttaaaattaagcccTACGTTTTTCCATGGAATAATACAAAGTTTAAACCCTACTACAAACAGATCTGCTAATGATGTGTTTATCCAGGAAGCATGATAAGCATATTGATTATCCCACTAAATCTCAACTCTAATTACTACTTAgcgcaattttttttttctttgttctttttcaTGATTGTTTTCTAACTATTTCTTCTTACTTTACCCCGATTTGctccacacaaaaaaaacaccCGAGATATTTCAGAGATCCTTCTTTTTGATCAATTTAAAGGTAAACCCCTTATCAATCCAAAGATTCTTTAGCACTCATGAGAAGTTGAGAACTATGTGAAGGGTCGGcgttgaaaaacaaaataaaaggcGCCTCCAACAAAGCACCAACCAATGAAATTCAAGAAATGAAATATACAGTTTATAAAAGAGATATTCGAACCCAAAAAGATGCCTTTTTCAATCGAGAAGAGGGGCTAAGTAAAGTAAGGTCCGTCCAACAAGGGTAAGCTTCAAGTAGACAAGaattatacattaaaaaaaacgtTCTCTTTGTAAGAGTTCCTTTCTTACGTCAACAAAAGTGAGACACTATACACTCTTAACTTCATCCCTACTTCCAAGCATCTCAAGAGACGGTCCTTTACATAAAGCCATCGCTTTTCATGACCTTTAATGCCTTCTAGATAGATAGATGCTCACCGACCAATTCACCTGAAAAACGATCAGACAGACGTCACAGACCCTATAACCATTATCAACCAATACATTTTTGTTGTGCTTAATAGATCTGTGTCTGTGCTCACGCTCACTGTCAAAAGAATCATATAGCTCATTCATGTCTGAAGATTTGCTGTGTTTGGTCTATGACGGCTCTGATATTCATCATTGCCAGCATAGTAAAAGATTGCAATTTTTCAGAAGACAGAAGTTTATCTGCTGCATTATCTACTGTATTGATCTGCTTCCTCTCAACAACATTTTAGTGCGCTGACAGAAGGGTTTCTTTCTATAAAATGTGTGTGATCGTTTGACGGAAGAAAATGCTTAGCGGCTACATCTCTCTCACTGCGGCAATATTTGCAGCTTCTCTTGACCCTTCAGGTCCATTGGAATCAGCTACcttaccatcatcatcatcatcttcagcaGACTCGTTTTTTTACAGCCCCTTGCTGACTCTTCTTTTTAGTAACTTCATCTTATACAGTTCCATAAACCGAACCAAGCAAGGACAAAGCTCCACCATTCTTCccatcttcaattttttttatcttctacAGAAGACGTTCCTGTCAAAAGCCCGTGATGTTCAACAAGAAACCTAAAGTAAGGGTGAAGCTGGTGGGTCTCTGGTATCAAGAACCCAAATGTTGGGTTGACTCTTTGCTTGGCTCTCAAGACAATCTCAGATTGCCCGCCATTTTTGCTTACAAAACTCGAAGTTTCTTGCCATGATTTGACATACTGAAATCTCACATAAGTACGGAGAACCACAAATTGCAAACATCAGAAGTCAGAACTGTATAGAAATGTATCATCGGATGTGCACTCATTTTTAGGTTATGAAAACATTATTCCGTAAACAGAGTTTCATGCTATTTACGGTTTCAGCAAACATCAATTCAGCAATTTGATTGTGATAATCAGAAGAAGAACCAGAAAACATCAACGTGCAACCAAGGACTTAGTAAGGGAGACCAAGCAAGCATTGAAgacaaagaaattaataaatcaATGTGCTTAGAATCAAGGATGGAACATATAAACGGTGTCCAAGTACCTCTCTGACTAAAACATACACGACTCTAATGGGATATGAGACGGTGCTCATATTATATCAGAAATACACATTCCAACTTGCACATAAAAGGGGGTTCTAACGCAATCACCTAAcagaaaacaaaacattaaaatttgacGCACAACCAGATGAAACGTTATATACATCACGCccacaaaaaaagtaaaatct
Above is a window of Brassica napus cultivar Da-Ae chromosome A10, Da-Ae, whole genome shotgun sequence DNA encoding:
- the LOC106369559 gene encoding mitogen-activated protein kinase kinase kinase 18-like, giving the protein MEEQNWIRGPTIGRGSTATVSLAITNSGELFAVKSAELSSSAVLQREQSVLSKLSSPYVVKYIGSNVTTENGQPMYNLLMEYVSGGSIHDLIKKSGGKLPEPEIRFYTRQILKGLMYLHGQGIVHCDLKSQNVMVGGETAKIADLGCAKMAGNESLEFSGTPAFMSPEVARGEEQSFPADVWALGCMVIEMATGLSPWPELNDVVGAIYKIGFTGESPEIPECLSEKGKDFLTNCLRRDPKQRWAVEELLQHPFLDEEDKTQILSCCCLNSSSPSTVLDQGFWDSCETSRSRLIQDPFANSFNMWDSSAADRIKKLVGDENSGVPEWLTAEDGWIEVRGNEEIEKRNEDEEEDENCVEATSSEEDDDGGFENWILDQEDSLLFEYSFIENNLFYFYPSNLFEEDNIILYYDHLEYGFVQKDDGNNNKNNFFSHVTVLFYKF